A stretch of DNA from Anopheles nili chromosome 2, idAnoNiliSN_F5_01, whole genome shotgun sequence:
GGTGTAGGAAAGTAGCGAAAAAATGTATTTCCAATGGCTGAGAGCAAATAAACTTCTTTTCACACCAGTACGATATCGATTTTTAGGTAGGACATTAACTTGTCCAGTTGTTCTACGTACTCCCTCCTCCATAATTTACCGTTGCCGTCCGAATAGCTGCCCGATTCATTCATGCCCAGTACCATTGATGACGAGGAGGAacgaaaaatgagaaaaagtcTTTCTAGAACTATATTTAGCGCACCTTCGAGAGGCGTTTGACAAGCCACGTCAAATTCGGTATTCTAATTAATTGTGTTAAGAACAGGCGCTTCACAAGTGCGTCGCTCGTATGCCACTGGCTATGCCGGCACCATAACGGCGTAGTGGGTGCCAATTCGATTGACCATTTCGGCCTAATTCGTCACCCAACAAATGGTTTATAAAGTTTACCGACCCATTTGACAGCTAATTTGTGCAATCAACACCTCGGCGCTCAATGAAGTGTGTTCTGAgctatgtgcgtgtgtgaaatTTCTTAATAGCTTCTTCACGATAATACATGAAACGGAATTAGTTATGATATACATGTGTTTGCTCTGTTATGGACAAAAATCTTCTATAATGACAACTGCAGGGATAAATGTAGCCATGTAGTGAAGCATGCAGGATAGAActgaatattttatattttgatatttttcacAGGACAGCTTTATCCTGCTAGTGGCTACAGTAGCGCTTACTGAGATGCCATGGATACTGAACTAATGGATAGCTACCAAGCCATTGCCCTCGACTTTGGCATTCAACTTATAGGTTTCTGTTCTGCCGTGTTCTCATAGATTCACTTTTTACTCTTGCTCAACGGCattattttcttcgcttttcgctttccaccttTACTTGGCAACTTTTGGCAAAGAATTTCAAGGTCGACCGGCCGCATGTGTGTCATGTTTTATTTGGTTTCATTAGTTTTCTTTGCCAtccacttttttttcacacacgcacacacattttcttcTGTACAAAAACTATCGGCGCTGCATCGCCGTCGGCCCAGTGCCGCCGTTCGTCTCCTTCCTCACACACTCCGCGATCAATCTTTTTGCACTCGCAGACCACGCCTAGAGCCCCCGTGTGTGGTGCTGCGGTGGTACGATTTCCCCACATACACGCCTAATCTAATGCTCGTCTCCACGATCTGCCAAGCTGTTTCGGCTgccaaatttgcataatttgcaGCTGGCCATGGTCGGAATGGCCCGCGCTAGAAATTCGTTGCCAATAGCCGCAACTGGCGAAGGAAGAGAGAGATTTTTCTAATTGCCGTAGCGAACGTTTCCATGCATCATGCGTCTTGGATTTTTTACTCTAAGCACCCCAGGCTTCCCACAAGTATGACGCGGCACCAACATGGGGTCGTCCGAAATAGCGACGTATACAGACGTATACGATCTTTGGTTTAGTTCACATTAACTAACTTTACTCGATCGTGCCCTTTTTCGTTCATCAAATCTCACATTGCTCCGAAACACAAAATGGCgaattcacacaaaaaacatacatacacaaTCACGCACAACGGAACACACGCAGTACTGCTGCTCCGCGCGTTCGGTGTCTGCTGCTACACATTTTGCATGATGTCCCACCGAATATTGCGCACTTTTCCGGGGGATTACTGCGTGAAAGAACCGTACACTCCCACGACCCGATGCACGCAGCGTGATCCTTCTTTTCGAGGGATATGCGAAGGACAATGGTGTCGATTTCCCAACATCGAAGGAGCACGAAAACGGAAGAATGACgtgaagtgaagaagaaacatCGATTGGACCAGTGACAGCTGCACTTGGTCGTCTACCTCTTCTTTCACTTCTTTTTTCGCCTCAACCACGAACCACTCCGGTAGGTGATCGTTGGAGTTGGTCTGCCTGGACAGCTTTCTAGCTCATAAAATTAGGAAATTATATACCAAGGCATATTTGCCAAAAGGCCAATAACatggatttcaattttttaatcAACCTTTACCAGATAACCTCACTTGAACGATTAAACGCCCCATCAAACAACAATGCACCAAAACAAGAGTTCTCATATTTGACGTTTTTGCTGAAACTGcagcacacacgcatgcatgcTGCTGTCCCCACGTTTATTACGCATGGTTTAagtgtttcatttcaatctAGCGATGTagaaatttgtttcaaataatCAAACCATGCGTAATGAAGGTTTTTATTCGAATAAATCAAGCTAACCGGCTTAAGGTTAGCTGGTTGAACACCTTGATGTTTGAACGATATTCAGGCGTTGATCAAAGATTTTCGAAAAGGCAACAACTTTTAAAAATTAGCAAATTACTATTTTAAATTGttaaacgaaatgaaaatctGCTTTCCTGCTTGTTTAACATACGAGACTTAATTCTTGCATATAAATATagcaatatatattttaaatttatcatcaCGCATGGGCTTCCACGTGTTGGAATCGCATGCTCCGGTTTTGGTGATTCACTATGCTTTGATACTCCAATTCATTCCTCGGTAACAATCGTTGGAAATCTCAAACATGCTTTTTTACACTGTCCTCAATGAGAGGAATTCCTACTCTTTTCTGATTTTGAGGCTGGAAGGATATCTATTTTGAAAACTCATCATCATGCGTATACGGGTTGGAATGGTATGTTTCGGTTTGTCGTTAAACCAACCGAttatattttccatccattagTATGAATAGTGGGAAATCTAAAACATGCATCCCCTTACTGCTGAATTAAATCAAACCCTGCGATTCTAGTATGCTACAATCTCAGGAAATATCTTcgtaaatttaaaatcatttgtTTGATTACGTCTTGGAATGAATCACACCGTTACCTATTGTTACATCCGTTCGAAGCTTTCACTCAATGGCAGCTTTCGTTGTAAATCTGAACAATTCGTActtttgaatgaaataaaatattgcaattCACACATGTTTAAGCCCCTTAGAATGGATAAGTTTCAATTCAACATCATATGTAGGATTACACGTGTTAGGAtaatttgaattgaaattgatataaaaatatcatttaaaCTAGTTTCCATCCATAATAACTTttggtaattaaaaaaatgttgcttCATTATGttaaaaggaaagaaaaaaaatctgataAACATTTATGGCTCTtagcatatttatttttaaattcattattaTATATGTGCTTGCACGAGTTGGAATAGTACATTTTGGTTCGGCATTTCaccatttattttaaaaattagtATTCGATGAAAGTGTCAAGGAACGTGTTCTTATTGATGAGCTTTGTAGTGCAGATAACAAACTCAACGTTGTTTTCGTCCTGTTGTGAGAGGAATCTCAGTGCAGATATTTCCGCAAACGTACAGCCCCCAACGAAAAATACCACTATCACCCGCGGGATATCGGACTGCGAAATTTCGCTAGTGAAAGAACCCCGCCTGTTGCCCAAACTGAGCGATGGCTGGAAGTCTTCAAAAGTCGGACTTGCCAGCGAAGACAGTTTCTCGGTCAGCAGTTGCCACCCGTTTGGCTTGAGGTGTTGCTCAACGATACGCACGGAAAGAGGCGCGTAGATGCTGTGGACGTACGTAATATCCTTCGGGGACACTTCCTCGGGCGTTTCAGCAGTTAAATTAAGGGTTTTGCGCAACACGTGATACGTACGGGAACCCGTTTGCTGCCGAAGCAGACCAGCTTTTTCAAGATTTCCAAGCGTCAGCAGCGTTTTCAGCCCGTACACCTGCACCAGCTCGCGCTTGTAGTAATCGAGCACCTTCGGTTTAAGGCCGGATCCCGCAATTGATTGCATGCACATTAATCGCAAGACGCTGCGCAGAGGCGCCTCGTTTGCGATCATATCCTCGATAAAGCTATTTGGCTTATCCACATCGGAGCATAGTATAAACTCCTGTTCGCATCCCAGCACGTCGAGAAATGCATTGGAAGAAATGACGTCCTGAACCAACTCCGCAATAGTAGTGTGTGTTGCAAGCGATTGCTCATTCGATTTTATGTGCGGCAGGCTTTCGACGAACTTTTTCAGTTCCTGAATTGTCTTTTCGCCGTGATTTTCATTGGCACGCGATCGAATTAGTTTCGCCATTCGTGACAGCACTGCTCCAACTGCGTTGAAATTCTTGTCTCTCAGCTCAGTGTACAGTTGCTCCTTTGAATTCAGTATAAATTGACTTTTTTCAGTGTTTCGTTCGGTAGACATGCCCTCACCGGCGTTGAACTTTTCTGCTGGTAAATTCACGGTAGTGTTATTGATGCCGAAGATTTCATCTATCAACCCTTCGTAGGTGAGTTGAGTCGCCAGAATACTCATCaaatcggtcgatcggtctATGATGAGCATCTGATCTATGACCCCTTTCTCGTTGTTCATAGTGTGACCGTTCTCCTCGGTCAGTGCTTTGGTTATTTCCCAGACGCGCTGGGCGTAGCTTCCAATTCCGTATACTTTGGGTATGCGTCCGTACAGCTTCTGTAGTGCCACCAGCGCACATGCCGACTGATGCAGACTACTTGTGTCACCTTCGATATATAGCTCCTTATAGGCATCCTTCAGTTCCATCGAGAGAAGATCGTTATCAAAGGGGAAAAATTCGCACTGAAATTCGCCGATGAAAGACAGACTTCCGTGTACTCCTTTAATTTGCAGCCGCTTCTCGCATAGGAATGATTTTTTGGgtagaaaatacaaaaagtaTTCCTTACGGGACACTATTGAATCGGAACAGGGTAAAAAATTTACGATAAACTTGCGCGAATAACACAACCAACAACCCCGTACGAacctttccttttcttttcctcctcgTGTATGTTGTTGGCGATGTAGTCCATTAGCGCTTGGTTTGGGCGTGTTATGAAGATAATGTTCTTTACATCAATATCCGTCCAGGGTTCGGGTCGCAATGGGTACATTTTCGTGACGTGGTGTTCTTTGAGGAAAGTGTAGCGGGCCACCAACCCGACCGGTCCGCCTAGTGACTCATCCCAAATGATGGCCTGCAGAACAGGGGGTTTGTTATGCATCGCCAAGGGCCTGTTGAAGTTTCCTTACCTTTGTTCCCTCGCACCGATCCAATATCTTTACAAACTCACGCACAGCCGCCTCTTGCAACAGCTGAATATTAACACGACCGCCCGAAAGGTGCGAATACATGGCCTATTATTTTCCGACCACCAGAACGACAACTTAAGAACAATCGTCAAACTCAggcggtttgttttgatgaCACCttgattgttttgatatttagggatggtttgttgttgctgttgtatcTGATTACCTCTCCTTTAGCTGAGGGTGCATATACATCTGGCAGAGTATGCTATTCAGCAAACCCCTTCTGTCTGAATGTCTGACAGTACAATTCGAAAGACGACGTCCAAGAGATAGAGCAAATATGCAACTACGAATTTGAAAAATCTACAATTAACTGCAAAACATAAGATTCCTTTATTTGGAACAAATAAAGAGGTTCTATTACTTTTGTTAATAGCAAGTGTCTAAGTATGTAGATATCCATTTTGATTAGGTGCAAACATAGATCAAATATGCAACAGTAGGTGTGAGAAATTCACAAATAATTGAAACATATAAGTTATCTTTGACTGAAACATAGTTTTCAGTAAAGTTTTATTTCTTAAGAGCAAATATTAACTAAGCTAGAAGTCGAATTGAATAAAGATATACGTAAAGCACATATACAATAGTGATGTTAAGTAAGTAAATAAGTAAGTAAGAATAGTGAGATgttaagtaagtaagtaagaaGTCAATTTGAATTGGGATAAGAATTGAGTAAAATTGCAAGAGTGAGTTTGGGAAAACTACTTTAAAAAGCAGACTTAAAATTTTCG
This window harbors:
- the LOC128720475 gene encoding vacuolar protein sorting-associated protein 33A — its product is MYSHLSGGRVNIQLLQEAAVREFVKILDRCEGTKAIIWDESLGGPVGLVARYTFLKEHHVTKMYPLRPEPWTDIDVKNIIFITRPNQALMDYIANNIHEEEKKRKGSYGVVGCEYFLYFLPKKSFLCEKRLQIKGVHGSLSFIGEFQCEFFPFDNDLLSMELKDAYKELYIEGDTSSLHQSACALVALQKLYGRIPKVYGIGSYAQRVWEITKALTEENGHTMNNEKGVIDQMLIIDRSTDLMSILATQLTYEGLIDEIFGINNTTVNLPAEKFNAGEGMSTERNTEKSQFILNSKEQLYTELRDKNFNAVGAVLSRMAKLIRSRANENHGEKTIQELKKFVESLPHIKSNEQSLATHTTIAELVQDVISSNAFLDVLGCEQEFILCSDVDKPNSFIEDMIANEAPLRSVLRLMCMQSIAGSGLKPKVLDYYKRELVQVYGLKTLLTLGNLEKAGLLRQQTGSRTYHVLRKTLNLTAETPEEVSPKDITYVHSIYAPLSVRIVEQHLKPNGWQLLTEKLSSLASPTFEDFQPSLSLGNRRGSFTSEISQSDIPRVIVVFFVGGCTFAEISALRFLSQQDENNVEFVICTTKLINKNTFLDTFIEY